The DNA segment AAACACTTGGTAACGTAGCCATGTTGGGATGCACTCCAGCATCCGGTGTAATTTCCTCTTGTAACCAATTTAAAAATGTCGTTAAACACATTTGATTGATCCAAGCACGCTGATAACCACCAGAAGTAGAGTAGTTATGTTCTATAGGTGGTGAGTTCGGAACCATTTCTAGAACCAAGTCATTATCAACAGCCAAAGCAACAGAAGCATCAAACATAATCTCAAAAGGTTCTACTTTAAAAGTGGGTGGGCATGGCTAGAATAATTATTCAGCCATTCTTCTAGACTTTTACTCATTGCATCCACTACGACAGGTGTAGGGGAGATATGCAAATGATTTTGACTCCACTGCGTTAGGGTAGTAAGTAACGAGCGTTTAATACTAGTAAGACGGCGAGAGACTGTATATTGTTTAATTTCTAGCTGTTCAGCGACTTGTTGTTGGGTCAGCTTTTGCTGATAATAAGCTTGGATTAATTTTTGAGACTGAATATCCAATCCTGCTAAAGCATCGAGCAAAATTTGGTTTAATTGTGCCTGTTGTGTTTGTCTGGCTGTAGATTCTTCTTGGGCAATAATTGCTGTCAGTAAGGATGCTGGTAAATCTGCGGCTAATGTATCTAATAAATCACCTGATTCTTGACCGGGAATAGGAGCATCTACAGACACAAACTTGGGGTAAAGAAAATTACGCACTGCTTTAGCGCAGGTACTCAGCCATTTTTCCAAAGTTTCTGGAGTTAGTTGGCTCAAGCTTTGTCTATTGTAAAGCCCAGTGATTGCTTGCCATGTGGTAGTATCTGGTTTTCCCAACTTACGGATAGTTTGACTCTCACTGGTGTAGAGTTCCTTAAAACATTCCCAAGCTAAGACATAGCTATTGATAATTTGACCATCAAAACCAGCATTTGTTAAGGAATTTACCAACCGCTTGCGACTAATTTTATGCAGTAAAGCCCAATCTGTGCATATATCTGCTTCCTTTCCTAGACGGAATGAATCTTTGAGGAAACGGTCAAAAGCGTATTCTGCATAGCTTTTTAAATTTGTACTGTATTCAGGATTAAAATTTTTGAGAATTTTATAAATGCAGGAATTTGCCATCTGAAAACAATCAGCAATAGAAAATTGACTGATAAAATTTCCGGCTATTTTTTGAGCCGCCCAGTAGCATACCTCTTGTAAATAAGCCGAAATATGTCCCACTGCTAGAGGACTAGATTCTACTTGCCAGATTTTGTACCAATAAAGCACCCAAAAATTTTCAGATTTCTGTTCCGGATATTGTTCTAAGCATCTTTTAATACTTCGTTGTAACTTGCTATCTGTTGCCCAAACGCTGAACCTATCTGCATCAAACTGCACAAAGGTCGAGAAGATTTCCATAATACCCTGTCGGGGTTGCATACAATTATGTGAATGTAGAAAATTTAGGGTTTACGAATTTATACTTAATTGTAATACAGAGTGTTCCAAGCATTTTCCACATTTTTCCTAAAAAAACTTCCCACTAGGTGCATAAACACGAAAAGCCATCGTATCAATTACCAGAACAACCGAAGCACAGCTCAATTTCTCAAAGCTAACAAACCTGAGTAAGTCATGAAATTTTATAGCAACCGCGAAGGCAGTTAGGACATGATCAAATCCCCAAACCAATTCACAGCCAGCATTTGACTTTTGACTTTTGACTTTTGACTTTTGCTATACCTATCTATGTTTTTTAAGAACGGATCAAAAAGCTTGTGTATTAATACAGTTGTTTGCTGGTTAGTTCATCAAATGAATTTCCTCAAAAAAATGCAAAATTCCGTAAAAGTTGAAAGCCAAGTTGAAGAATTAAATATAAGCGTTTTTACTAATTCATCAGCGCTAATCAGAGGATGATTGTTTCGCAAACTGCATCTGCTATTAACATACTAAAGAAATAAACAAAAGGTAAAAATGAAAGACAAACGAAAAAACCTGAAGGATATCGATTTTGGCACTGAACTTACTCCCAGTGAAAAAGAAAAAATCAATGCGCGAGTAATCGACTTGATTTCATCTCAGAAGGGTGACTCTCCCACTATTGCTGCTGGTAGCTCTACACCACTACCACCACCACCACCACCACCACTACCACCACTACCACCTCCTACAAACTGGGGTTAGATAGTTAAATCCGGCGCAACGCTAAAATTGAAGTGCAGAAATTGGGGAGGTAAATAGCCTACTTCCGGATGCTATCGCAACCAGAAATAGGCTATTTTGTTGATAATATAGCGGTTTAATTAAGAATTAAAGCCAGACTTACAAAATCCCGTTGCAACTTTTTATGTCAAGTCGGGTTAATTAGTTATGTTTACTACCCTCTAGGGCGTGTTTTCAAAGTCTAAACGTAGGTTGGGTTAAGCGCAGCGCAACCCAAGGAAGCAAAAAAAATATTAGGTAAAGTTGGGTTACGCCTACGGCAAACTACGTTAACGTTCCATTACAACCCAACCTACATTTATGTCTAATTTTGGGTTTGAAAACGTTACATAGTACCCCCAACCTCTCCGGTGCAAGCACTACCGTGTACACACAAGTCTAAAAACCTTGATTTGGTTAGGGTATATTATGGACGTTAGTCCTCACGCACCGAACATTTAGGATGGTGCGTTGCGCTACGCGACAACACACCCTACACAAAAATTGGAGTGATTTAATCATTTGTGTGTACATCGTAGGGTGCAAGGGAGGAAGAGAGTTTATGAGTCTTATAAGTGATCTAACGGAAGTAAAAGTAAAAATACTAATATTTTTGAGGATGGCAATCATGGGTCTAAGCTGGTCAAATTGTTTCTGGCGGCTTCAAGTAGCCAGTATTTTAGCTGTGTGTATAGCACCATATACTGCATCCGGAGATTTTGCCAAAGCTCAGATTACCCCTGATTCCTCCTTAGGTGCTGAAAGTTCTATCCTGACTCCAAATGTGAGCATAGACGGTCTTCCCGCTGATCGGGTTGATGGCGGAGCTATCAGAGGTACAAGCCTATTTCACAGTTTTCGAGAATTCAATGTTGGGAATGGACAACGAGTCTTTTTCGCTAATCCGGGGGGAATTGAAAACATTTTCAGTCGAGTCACTGAAACTAACCCATCAACGATTCTGGGAACCCTTGGTGTCAACGGTGGAGCCAATCTATTTTTACTAAATCCCAATGGCATTATTTTTGGACCTAATGCGAGGCTTGACCTCGGTGGTTCCTTTTTGGCCAGTACTGCCAGGAGCATCAAATTTACTGATGGTATAGAATTTAGTACCATTAACCCCTCTGCTCCTCCTTTGCTAACTCTCAACGTTCCCATTGGCTTGCAGTATGGACAAGATGCAGGCAGAATTCTCGTACAGGGCCAGGGTAATGAACTAAGACTTAATCAGGACACTGGTGAGGTAATTGAGGTGAATCGCACTGGTGGTCTGGAGGTGGAACCCGGTCAAACCTTGGCTCTGGCTGGTGGTGAAGTTGTCCTAGAAGGCGGAAGTTTAAGCGCCGAATCAGGGCGAGTTGAAGTTTGGAGCGTTCAAGGAGAGGGTTTAGTAGGTCTTACCCCAACGAACCCAGGCTGGGAATTGAGCAATCAAGGCGTGCAGAACTTCCAAGAAATCCGCCTCTCCCAAGCTGCTGCTATTGATACTAGTGGTGCTGGAGGTGGCAATATTCAAATACAGGGACGGCGAGTAGCGCTACAAGATGGTTCCTTGATTTTGTCCCTGACGCGGGGTGAGGGAAGTGGAGGAACTATAACCATCAGAGCTTCTGAGTCTATCGAAGCCAGTGGCACCGCGCCCAATGGCGAAGCTAGTTTCTTTTTAACTGAAACAACAGGTATCGGAAAAGCTGGTGATGTAGAAATTAACACAGGGAAATTCATTCTCCAAAATGGGGGACAAATATCATCTGGTACTTTTAACCAAGGCAGTGGAGGAAAAATTATTGTCAACGCCTCAGAGTTAGTCGAAGCAACAGGAACCGCTGAAACTGGAAATTTTGCTAGTGGCTTATTTTCTGTTGCCAGAGAGAGTACTGGTGAGGGCGGCACAGTGGAAGTAACAACTAAGCGACTGGTACTCGGAGATGGAGCCCAGGTAAGCGCCACAACTTTTAGTCAGGGGCGTGGAGGAAATGTCCTGGTGAACGCTTCTGAGTCAGTGGAAGCTGTTGGTATTGCATCAATTGGAGCCAGCGGCTTATTTGCTGCCAGTTTGAGTACTGGTGAGGGAGGCAGAGTAGAGATAAATACAGGGAAGCTGATACTCCAGGATGGCGCACAGGTAAGCGCCGCCACATCTAATCAGGGTAATGGAGGCAATATACTTGTTGATGCGAGGGAGTCCGTGGAAGTGATTGGTTCTGGTAGCAGTTTGAGAGCAGAGACCAGCGGAACTGGTAACGGTGGTGATGTAACAGTTTACACGGGAAGCCTGATACTCCAAGATGGCGCTCAGGTAAGCGCCGCCACATCTCATCAAGGTAGTGGGGGTAATATACTTGTGAATGCGAGGGAGTCCGTGGAAGTGATTGGTTCTGGGAGCAGTTTGAGAGCAGAGACCAGCGGAACTGGTAACGGTGGTGATGTAACAGTTTACACGGGAAGTCTAATTCTCCAAGATGGCGCTCAGGTAAGCGCCGCCACATCTCATCAAGGTAGTGGGGGTAATATACTCGTTGATGCCAGGGAATCAGTGGAAGTGATTGGTTTTGGGAGCAGTTTGAGCGCAGAGACTAATGGGACTGGCAACGGTGGAAATGTAACAGTTTACACAGGAAGGCTAATTCTGCAAGATGGCGGTCAGGTACGCGCCGCCACATCTAATCAGGGTCGTGGGGGCAATATACTCGTTGATGCCAGGGAATCAGTGGAAGTGATTGGTTTTGGGAGCAGTTTGAGCGCAGAGACTAATGGGACTGGCAACAGTGGAAATGTAAGCGTTAACACAGGAAGGCTAATTCTCCAAGATGGGGCATTGGTTGCTAGAACTACCAATGAGGGTAGGGGAGGCAATATACTCGTCAATGCCTCAGAGTTAGTAGAAGCGATTGGTTCTGGGAGCGGTTTGAGAGCGCAGACCCAAGGTTCTGGGGACGGCGGTAGTGTGACAGTAAAGACGGGATTTTTTCTAGCTAGCAAAGGAGCGCAAACTTTAGTTGCCGCTTTTAATCAAGGCAAGGGGGGAAACATTAACATCGAGGCTTCCGAGGTCAAACTAAGTGGTACCTCTGATAATGGCAATCCCACCATTGTGTTTGCTGCTACCCTCGGTGAGGGCGACGGAGGCGAAATTACAATTCATACTGGTCGATTAATCGTCGAAGCAGGAGCGCAAATAGGGGTTGGGACTTTTAGTAGCGGTCAAGGTGGAAATGTTTTGATCACAGCTTCTGATTCAGTTGAACTAGTTGGCACTGCACCACAGTTTCCCAATAGACCCTTTTTTCGAGATCAGTCGGGCCAGCGGTTTCCTAGCGGTTTGTTTAGTGGCTCCCAAGGTATCGGCACAGCAGGAAACTTGAGGATTAAAACTCAGAGGTTAACGTTGCGAGATGGTGCCGAAATTAGTGTGAGCAATCAGGGAGTAGGAGATGCAGGCAATTTAGAAGTGGCAGCTCGTAACCTGTTGCTAGACAACCAAGGGGTTCTCTCAGCCACCACTACATCAGGTCAGGGCGGAAATATTATGCTCAAAATCGATGACCTCTTGTTATTGCGCCGCAATAGTCAAATCTCGACTACCGCAGGCATTGATGGGGCTGGTGGAGACGGTGGTAATATCACTATTGATGCAGCGAATGGTTTTATCGTCGGCACCGCAAATCAAAATAATGATATTGTGGCTAATGCTTTTCAAGGGCAAGGTGGCACTATCGACATCAAGGCTCGGAGTATTTTTAATCTAGAAGAACGCCCATCAATACCAGCAAATAACACTAATGACATTGACGCTAGTTCCCGGTTTGGCTTAACAGGTACAGTGATAATTAATACCCCCAATTTAGATCCTAGTCGAGGTTTGGTACAGTTGCCTGACAATTTCACAAATGCGTCTCAACAAATTGTTTCTAGTTGTAACCCTGGAAGTTCCGCTAGACGTAGTTCTTTCACCGTAACAGGACGGGGAGGAATTGCCCGCAGTCCCATAGAAGCATTCCAAGGTGAAGTATCTACAGGACGATGGATAACATTGGATACGATAAATGCTGATCAAAATAGTCAGGTGATCAATCCAAGTCTTCCATCTCCTACACCGAAAATAGTTGAGGCGCAAGGCTGGATAATCGATAAAAATGGTAATGTATCTTTAGTAGCTCAGGTAGCGAATATTATGCCTCGTGGTTTGTCTGTGTCTAGTGGTGTTTGCTCGCAATTAGGTAACTAATGGCTCATTCACTGTCGTACATATAGGACTCATATTTGATTTATGAAACACAGGTAGGGTGTGTGATCGAGGAGAGTACGGCAGCAAGACCCACAAAGACGGTGCGTTAGGCTTAGATTTTTTCAATAATCAAATCGGATTGCTATAGTACCGTAACATCTTGTAATAAAGTAAGTTACCGAAGAAATGGGTTTAAAGCCCCGTCACTTCGACAGGCTCAGTGCATCGCCTTCTAGGACGGCTTTTTATTGTATTTAAATTAATCTTATACCAAATGTGGTAGTATAAGTCAGGAGGGAAAAAGATGCTGGTTTTTGAGTTCAAAGCTTATGGAAAGTCGGCGCAATTCATTGCAGTAGATGAAGCAATTCGGACTGCCAAGTTCATTCGGAATAGCTGTATTCGGCTATGGATGGATGTTAAAGGCACAGGTAAAAACGACTTGCAGAAATATTGTGCTGTACTTGCGGCTAACTTTCCCTTTGCTAATGAACTCAACTCAATGGCTCGTCAAGCTTCTGCTGAAAGAGCTTGGTCTTCTATCTCTCGGTTTTATGACAACTGCAAGAAGAGTGTTTCAGGATTAAAGGGATATCCTCAGTTCCAAAAAGATTGTCGTTCTGTTGAATACAAAACATCAGGATGGAAGCTTGCAGATAATCGTAAATCCATAGCCTTCACCGATAAAAAAGGTATTGGGCGATTAAAACTCAAAGGTACTCGTGATTTGCACTTCTACCAAATCAACCAAATTAAACGGGTGAGATTGGTAAAACGTGCGGATGGCGTTTATGTTCAATTCTGTATTGATGTAAACCGTTTTGAAAACATTGAGCCTAGTGGTAACACAGTTGGGTTGGATGTTGGGTTAAAAGAATACTACACCGATTCTGATGGAAAAATGGTTGAGAACCCTAAGTTTCTTCGTGTTGGTGAAAAAGTTCTCCAGCGCTCACAACGTCGAGTTTCCAGAAAGGTAAAAGGTTCAAAAAACAGAGGCAAGGCAAGACTTGTTTTAGGTAAGCGCCACCTCAAAATAAGTAGGCAACGTAAAGACCATGCTGTGAAATTAGCACGGTGCGTAGTTCAGTCTAACGACTTGATAGCCTATGAAGATTTGAGGATTAAAAATCTGGTGAAAAATCATTGTCTTGCTAAGTCTATTAATGACGCATCTTGGTATCAGTTCCGTATCTGGGTTGAATACTTTGGTAAAGTATTTAAACGGGTCACGGTGGCGGTTAATCCCCAATATAGTAGCCAAGAATGCTCTAGCTGCGGTGAAGTTGTGAAGAAAACACTATCCACTAGGACACACGTTTGTAAATGTGGCTGTGTGATGGATAGGGATGAAAACGCAGCTAGGATAATCCTTAGTCGAGGGTTGGGTACGGTAGGGCATACCGGAACCTTTGCGCTAGACGCAAGCAACGCTTGGGGAGATGAAACCTCTACTCATGTTGGTGAAAACCTGCATGAGCAAGTTATGTCTTAGATCCAAGAATCCCCGTGCGTTCACGCCGGGGAGTGTCAATCGCCGTATCTGGAGTGCTGTTGTTGGGCAAGTTAGTAGTTTTAAAGTTAGGCACAGGAAGTTTTGAGACGGGATTTCCTGTAACATTACAAATTGGTGATGAAAAAGTTCGACCAATTGTAGAAATTACTGGCGAATTACCACCAAGCCCAGACATTCCCCTTTGTTACCATCAATGGCAGTCTATTTACTGTCAACTAAAATTTTCTGGTCGCCCTATCGGTATTCCTAAGCAATCGAAACAAACTCCTTCTTTGGCAGATTGTCAAAAGGCTGCGGATACTTTAAAGTTTCACTTAAATAGTTGGCTATCTTCCATTAGTTTTCGCCCTATCCGTGAAAGATGGCTGGAAAAACTGCTACCAGAAGACCATATCCGAGTACTACTACAAACCAATGACCTGAGATTGCAAAAACTGCCTTGGCATTTGTGGGATTTATTAGAACGCTATCCCAAAGCCGAAATCGCTCTGAGTGCGCCTTGTTATGAACAAGTTAGCCGGAACTCACAGCCTCAATTGCAGGTGAAAGTTTTAGCTATTTTTGGTAATAGTCAGGGAATTGATATCCAAACGGATAATCAGCTTTTGGCAGAATTACCTCATGCAAATACTACCTTCTTGGTCGAGCCATCAAGCAAAGACCTGACTGACCAGTTATGGCAACAAGACTGGCAGATTTTGTTTTTTGCGGGACATAGTGCTACTAATCAAAGCGGTAATCAAGGGAAAATTGATATTAATCAAACAGAGTGTTTGACTATTAGTCAGTTAAAGTATGCCTTGCGAAAGGCGGTAGAACGAGGGTTACATTTGGCAATTTTTAATTCTTGTGATGGTTTGGGTTTGGCGCGAGAGTTTGCCGATTTGCATATACCTCAAATCATCGTGATGCGAGAACCCGTTCCTGATCGGGTGGCGCAAGAATTTCTGAAGTATTTTTTACAAGCTTTTGCTGGTGGTGAGTCTTTATACATAGCAGTGAGAGAGGCGCGGGAACGGTTGCAAGGGCTAGAATCTGAATATCCTTGTGCTACTTGGTTGCCTGTAATTTACCAAAATCCAGCAGCGATGCCTCTATTATGGCGAGAACTGCACGTCAATCAGAATAGTCAGCAAATATCTTCTGTACCCAAAACGCCAACTAGGGGAGTTATCAACCGACGAAAAGCTTTGTCTGCGGTCATGCTTGCTAGCATAGTTCTAACACCATTGTTAATGGGAGTACGGTATTTTGGTTTACTGCAATCATGGGAGTTAATGGCGTTTGACCATCTGCTGCGTCTGCGTCCCCAAGAACAGCCAGATTCTCGCATACTAATAATTACTGTAACTGAAGAAGATGTGCAAGCCCAATCTGCCGATAGACGGGGGTCTTTATCAGATGAGGCGCTGGATAAGTTGTTGGCTAAGTTGGAGGCATATCAACCCCGGGTGATTGGTTTGGATATATACAGAGATTATGCTGTAAAACCAGCTTATCCAAAGTTAGCAGCGAGAATGAGTCAAAGCGATCGCTTTGTGGCAGTATGTCAAGTTAGCGATCCCCAAACTAGTAAACCAGGCATCAAACCACCACCAGAAGTGTCTCCTGAGGCTCTGGGCTTTAGTGATATTGTCATCGATCCTGATCATGTGGTACGCCGGCATCTGTTGGCGTTAACTCCTCCTCCCTCATCTCCCTGTACTGCACCTTATGCTTTAAATGTACAGTTGACATTGCGTTATTTATATGATATGGGAATTAAGTTACAATTTAGCCCTGATGGTGCATGGCAATTAGGTAAGCTGAAATTTAAACCCATCGAAGCCCATACCGGAGGCTACCAAGGTATTAACGCTTTAGGACACCAAATTTTACTCAATTATCGCTCCTTTCCTAACTTAGAAGCGATGACCTCCGGTCGGTCTCCGACGATCGCACCCCGCATTACTTTACAACAAGCATTAGCTGGTCAACTACAAGCCCATGCTGTCAAAGACAAGATAGTTTTAATTGGCACCACAGCCGAAAGCTTTCGTGATTATTCATTGACTCCTTACGCTTCCTCTGGAGGTAAGCCACAGGAAATAGCAGGAGTTTGTTTACAAGCACAGATGGTGAGTCAGTTATTGAGTGCAGCTTTGGATGGGCGGCCTCTGTTATGGACTTGGAATGTCGGGGGGGAAGTGATTTGGGTTTGGGGTTGGGCGATGACAGGAGGTTTGCTGGTGGTTTATCTGCGAAAAATCACCTATTTAGGCTTGGCAGTCGGGGTGGCGTTCCTGAGTTTATACGGGTTTTCTCTGATATTATTAATACTATATAGTTGTTGGGTTCCTTTAGTACCTGCGGCGATCGCTTTAGGAGGTAGTGCTGTCATCTTAGTAGCCGTCATCAAGCCGATAAAAAAATCATAAAATATCTTTTTGCTTGACAACGAATTATGAAAAACTTTCAATTAACCATAGCCTTGGGGATAGCGTTAACCAGTCACATATTCTACCCTGTTCAACTCAATACGTTACTGGTTAATCAGGGACTTGCCTTAGTTAAATTTATTCCACCACCGCCACCACCAGACCGAAGTGCAGCCGATTCTAGAAGTGGGGCTGCAAGCCGCTTATCTTGTTCAATACCTTCACCAATTTATCAGGATGAGTTGATGTATTAAAGCCTTGTTCTCTCAGGCTTGACAAAAACAATCAATCCTCAAAATTCCTCACTAAACAGTTTTGGATTCCTTTGGTACCTGCGGCGATCGCTTTAGGAGGTAGTGTTGTCATCTTAGTGGCCGTGATCAAACCGATCAAACAATCATAAAAATATCTTTTTGCTTGACAACGAATTATGAAAAATCTTCAATTAACTATAGCCTTAGGAATAGCATTGACTAGTAACATATCCTATCCTCTAAAACTCCAGGCCTTACCAGTTAATAACCATGTAGCCTCAGTCAAATTTATCCCACCACCGCCACCACCAGACCGAAGTGCAGCCGGTTCTAGAAGTGGGGCTGCAAGCCGTGGATGCGACGCAGCTAATCAAACGGTAACAGCCTTAGTACCGACCTATGAAAATACTCTTGAGCAAGGTAAGCAAGCGGTTGTTCCCATCACTCAAGTCTGGGGTTTAACAAAGGCTGAAAATCCTTACTTCTTGTTTTTTGTTCCCTACAATGCCTCATCTATAGCCAAAATAGAGTTTGTTTTGCAAGAGCAAACCGATAACAAAAGTAAAACTTTATACCGAAGTTATTTGAAACCACCAGAATCACCAGGAATTATTAGTGTTAATTTACCCCCAAGTGAAGGCTCATTGCAGGTGGGAAAAATGTATCACTGGTTTTTTAAGGTATGGGTTCAATGCGCCGAAAAACAACCTACGAAACTGGATTATGCCGATGGTTGGGTGCAAAGGGTTCACCAAAATTCCACATTAACAGAACAACTCAAACAAGCAACACTGCTAGAAAAGGTGACGCTTTATGCCGCAAATGGTCTTTGGTACGATGCTATCATCACCTTGGCCGAATTACGCCTTACCAATCCCCACAATCAGACTTTGCTAGCACAGTGGACAGCTTTGCTCCATTCAACGGATTTAGAAGAAATAGCTAATCAACCACTGACTAATTGTTGCAAACCCAGTTTGAATAATAATTGACCAGAGAACGAGACGCAAGCCCCTGGCTTCAGACCTATCCATTACCCACAAAATTCTTAACAATCTTGAAACCTTTATTTTGCAAGGGTAATAAGGACTCAAATTTATTACGAACTTGACAAATCAGCCCTTGTTGTTCTCGCTAAAAACCCACTTTTATTGAGAATTGACAACGTAGGTTTAAGGCTTTGCGATTTGGTGAGCGCTCGCTCTCGCAAATGTTAAGAAAGATCCGGGTAATGGATAGCTTAAAAAGGGGGGCTAGGGGGGATCATTAAGTGCCTAAAATCACAGCCTGACACTTTTACAACAACCTCTAAGAAGTATTTGGATAAGCCTAAAATCCCAGGTTACAAGCACAAAGAGCCGATACGAAATATTGTTATTTATCCTATAGTTGCCATCAACTTCTTTGTTGTTCAATATACATTTTAAAGGACTATTTTTTGGTTTTTTTTGTTCAACAATCCTTTTTAAATAGTGTGCAAATATTCACAAAACCACTATAAATTACTAATTAAAATTAATTTAGGATATAAGTAGGTAATACATAGGGGTGATATATACCCCAAGAAGAGATAAGGAGATGATAATTATTTCTTTTGACTCCTATATATTCCCTACATACACCCTGTGTAGGAGTTGCTTAGGGTATCTTTTGCGGAAATAAATTAATTTGGGGTATAGATAGGGGTTATATAGGTGCTACATATACCCTGAGGCGAAAATAGAAAATAATTGACCATTTAACACCTATATAGGGTATATGTAGGTGATGCTTAGGGTATATTTTGGCTACCCATTTTTTGTACCCCAGTTAACCCCCATGCCCAACATTCAGGCCTTGCAACTGAGTTGACACTTGATATCACGAATTTTTTCCACTTATTCAAAAAGCTTGGCGTGCCTCCAAATGGTCTAGAATATCCGAACGCTTCAGCCAAGCTGGACGCAACTGTTGATTAGCAAACATCTGCAACTGGTCACCAACATGGCGTGATCCCGGCTGAGTAGCATTGCCATAACTATTAAGTACCATAGCCCGCACTGGCTGAGAAAATTCCACAGCTGCCACAAAGGAATCTCCACCAACTGACTTAAAGGTTCCATTTGACTGTGGTCTAAACCAGAGAGTCGGGAAAATGCCCAAAGGATCTGAGCCACCATTGGCGGGTAAATTTATATCACCATAATCTATCTGAAAAACCTCTCCCCATGCGACATCTAACTTGCCATAGGTTTCCTGTACCCCAGATGCAGCAGCTTCTAATTTGGCAACTGCTGCTTGAGGATCGGCTAAACCATCAGGTGTGGTGCGCGGTTTGTGTTCACTCCAAGGTGTACTAAATGCCTTCTCTAAATCAATTTGTTTTACCCAAGTAGCAAATAGGACTGCACCTTTACTGTTAGCATTTGCTTTCATATCCCAAGCACTTAACACATTAGCTGCATCTTTTGCTAACTCACTCCCTTGTTTCCGGGCTGCGAGAATTAAATCATCCAAGATGCGGTCTGCCAGTTCCATA comes from the Nodularia sp. NIES-3585 genome and includes:
- a CDS encoding DUF928 domain-containing protein, giving the protein MKNLQLTIALGIALTSNISYPLKLQALPVNNHVASVKFIPPPPPPDRSAAGSRSGAASRGCDAANQTVTALVPTYENTLEQGKQAVVPITQVWGLTKAENPYFLFFVPYNASSIAKIEFVLQEQTDNKSKTLYRSYLKPPESPGIISVNLPPSEGSLQVGKMYHWFFKVWVQCAEKQPTKLDYADGWVQRVHQNSTLTEQLKQATLLEKVTLYAANGLWYDAIITLAELRLTNPHNQTLLAQWTALLHSTDLEEIANQPLTNCCKPSLNNN
- a CDS encoding CHASE2 domain-containing protein; the protein is MGKLVVLKLGTGSFETGFPVTLQIGDEKVRPIVEITGELPPSPDIPLCYHQWQSIYCQLKFSGRPIGIPKQSKQTPSLADCQKAADTLKFHLNSWLSSISFRPIRERWLEKLLPEDHIRVLLQTNDLRLQKLPWHLWDLLERYPKAEIALSAPCYEQVSRNSQPQLQVKVLAIFGNSQGIDIQTDNQLLAELPHANTTFLVEPSSKDLTDQLWQQDWQILFFAGHSATNQSGNQGKIDINQTECLTISQLKYALRKAVERGLHLAIFNSCDGLGLAREFADLHIPQIIVMREPVPDRVAQEFLKYFLQAFAGGESLYIAVREARERLQGLESEYPCATWLPVIYQNPAAMPLLWRELHVNQNSQQISSVPKTPTRGVINRRKALSAVMLASIVLTPLLMGVRYFGLLQSWELMAFDHLLRLRPQEQPDSRILIITVTEEDVQAQSADRRGSLSDEALDKLLAKLEAYQPRVIGLDIYRDYAVKPAYPKLAARMSQSDRFVAVCQVSDPQTSKPGIKPPPEVSPEALGFSDIVIDPDHVVRRHLLALTPPPSSPCTAPYALNVQLTLRYLYDMGIKLQFSPDGAWQLGKLKFKPIEAHTGGYQGINALGHQILLNYRSFPNLEAMTSGRSPTIAPRITLQQALAGQLQAHAVKDKIVLIGTTAESFRDYSLTPYASSGGKPQEIAGVCLQAQMVSQLLSAALDGRPLLWTWNVGGEVIWVWGWAMTGGLLVVYLRKITYLGLAVGVAFLSLYGFSLILLILYSCWVPLVPAAIALGGSAVILVAVIKPIKKS